A stretch of DNA from Campylobacter concisus:
AGTTCGCCTGATTGGATCGTGATGGACCTTGGCGACATTTTGATACATCTTTTAAGCCCAGCTTACAGGGCAAAATACAACATCGAAGAGTTTTTACAAAAGCTAAAAACTAGCAAAGAGTCTTAACAAAAACAAGCGAAGAGCAAATAAGCCATAAAAATATAAAAAATGCTAACAAAAATGGCTTTTTGCCCGTCGCTTTAAATATACTCCTATCTATCCCAAACCCCAAAGCACACATAGCAACACAAAGGCAGATGCTAGAGGCTAGCTTTAAAATTTGCACCAAATTTTCAGGGAAAAATGGTAGAGATCTAACGCATATCGCCACTAGGAAAAATAGCGCAAACCATGGTATGCTCTTTAGTTTTGAGCCGCCGCTATTTTGGCTTAAATTTAAGAAATTTAGCAAAAACAAAAATGGTACGAGCATGATGACGCGAAGCATTTTTATGATGACGGCGGTGCTACTTGCTGTGCCGTCAAATGCCGCTGAGGCTGCAACTACATGGGCTACTTCGTGAAGCGAGCCGCCGATAAAAAAGCCAGTTTGCTGCGGCGTGAGAGCTAAAAATTTAGCGATAAATGGGTAGATAAACATACCAATCGTCCCAAAAAGTACCACCGTGCAAATGGCGATAGCAAGCTTG
This window harbors:
- a CDS encoding YeiH family protein gives rise to the protein MSHKFFAMLVLAVICAVSFALSNTILAKFHTSPLIISIILGAIFANLFTKQTQILKSSGVVAIAGKQILRLGIILFGFNISLNQIASVGTLGVIYAAFMVFATFCFALFAAKALGLSKDSAVLIGSGASICGAAAVMATQNEIKADANKLAIAICTVVLFGTIGMFIYPFIAKFLALTPQQTGFFIGGSLHEVAHVVAASAAFDGTASSTAVIIKMLRVIMLVPFLFLLNFLNLSQNSGGSKLKSIPWFALFFLVAICVRSLPFFPENLVQILKLASSICLCVAMCALGFGIDRSIFKATGKKPFLLAFFIFLWLICSSLVFVKTLC